CCCAATCGATACTCTCTTAACGGTGGGGCAGGATCTTGGGGCACGCCATGACCCCAGCAGCACAGCGGAACTTACCCAAATCAACCTTCATAACACCTGATACAACTTTTTCAGGCATCCCACCATCTCGCCCCGTGATCGGAGATTCACGACTCAAGCCATCGATGACGCTGCCCATCGGGGTTACCAACGATGGCCCCGCGATTTGGATGATGAAGTCGTCAATTGGCTTCGACGACCAGAAAACCGCAATGCGACTCCTCAACAATTCGAGGACTGGCTTCGTTGGCGATACAACCAGCCTGACCTTCGTGAACGATTCCCGAATGGATTTTAATTAGGGAAGGAATTGTGATGTTCTTTGTTCTCCGCAAACCCGAAGCGGACAGTCCCGAAGACCGGATGGGACGAACCGATGCCATCAAAGAAGAGGGATTCAACGTAGGCGACTGTATTCGCTGTCCCACGTGTAGTCGTCCGCTGTCGATGCTTGAATGGTTGCCGCCGTATCGAGTTGAATTGGAGTCTTGGGGCAAGCATTACGGTGATGTTGCTGACATCGGTGATGTATTAATCGTTTCCGAACGCTTTGTGGACGTATTTCGACATCACGAGTTGCGTGGGTTGGAGAGCATTGAGCCGGTTGATCTTGTCAAGGTGGTCCACCGCCGTGTCAAGCCAACAGAACCGGCTCCCCGCTACTTCAAAGCGACCGTCGTGCGAAGCCCGACGATGATCGATCAAAGAGCGTCGGGATATGTGTGGCAGGACGAATCAAAAGTTTGCCCTGAATGTTTGTTCGATACGCTCAAGCGATATGATCGGCTTGTCATCAAGGAAGAGACGTGGAACGGCGACGACATCTTCTTTCCACGTGGCGGCAATGGACCGATCACCAGTGATCGGTTCCGAACGACCTTCCACGAACAAGGCTTGGTTGGAGCGGTCTTCATTCCCACTGCTGAAGACCATTACGATTTCTTCCCGTGGGAATCTGCGGCTGAACCAACACGTTAGAACCAGTTTCACAAGTGTGAAATCAGTGAACAATTTGCAATGGCATGATGTGTGCTTCGCTCCCGCGTTCGAAAGGAGTTTTGCACATGTTACCGCGATCCCACCAGTCGGCTGTTGCTGACTCGATGTTGGGATCCAGGA
This sequence is a window from Rubinisphaera margarita. Protein-coding genes within it:
- a CDS encoding imm11 family protein encodes the protein MGRTDAIKEEGFNVGDCIRCPTCSRPLSMLEWLPPYRVELESWGKHYGDVADIGDVLIVSERFVDVFRHHELRGLESIEPVDLVKVVHRRVKPTEPAPRYFKATVVRSPTMIDQRASGYVWQDESKVCPECLFDTLKRYDRLVIKEETWNGDDIFFPRGGNGPITSDRFRTTFHEQGLVGAVFIPTAEDHYDFFPWESAAEPTR